The Bradyrhizobium sp. B097 genome contains the following window.
CCGCAACGCATCTTCGATGCGATGCGACCTCCCCCGCAAGCGGGAGAGGTGCAGTGAGTTCGCGGCAGGACCGATGCTAACTTACTTGATCGCGCGTTAGCTTGCGGCTTCCAGCCGTTCCTCGGTAAGCAGGCGCGTCGCGGCATCCGCGTCCATCGGCTCGCCGAAGGCAAAGCCCTGCGCGTATTCGCAGCCGAGCTGGTAGAGCTCGACGGCGTCCGAATCCGTCTCGGCGCCCTCCGCGACCACTTCCATGCCGAGATCGTGCGCCAGCGCGATGATCGATTTCAGGATCACCGGGCGGGTGCCGCGGCTCGTGGTGCGGACGAAGGACTGGTCGATCTTGATGGTGTCGAACGGGAAGCGCTGCAAATAGGACAGCGAGGAATGTCCGGTGCCGAAATCGTCGAGCGACAGCCCGGTGCCCAGCTCGCGGATCCGCGCCAGCATCTGGGCCGCGTGCTCCGGGTTCTCCATGACCAGCGATTCCGTCAGCTCCAGCTTCAGCGTGCCGCGCGCCACCGAGGAGCGCGACAGCACGGTGCGGATATCGTGGATCAAATCGTGGCGCAGCAACTGCCGCGACGACACGTTGACCGACGCGAAGATCGGCTCGCGCGCGCGCATCGCGCGCTGCCACACCGCGAGCTGGCGCGCGGTCTGGTCCATCACGAACATGCCGAGATCGACGATCAGGCCGGTCTCCTCGGCGACGTTGATGAACTCCGACGGCGACATCCGGCCGAGCTTGGGATGGTCCCAGCGCACCAGCGCCTCGAAGCCGGCGATCGCGCGATCCTCCAGCCGCACGATCGGCTGGTACAGGATTGTGAGCTCCTGGCGCTCGATGGCGCGGCGCAGGTCGCTCTCCAAGGTCAGGCGATCGGTCTTCCGCGCCCGCATCGCCGGCTTGTAGACATCGATGCGGTCGCCGCCGATCCGTTTCGAATGATACATCGCAAGCTCGGCGTCCTTGATGATCTCGTCGGTCAGCGGCGCCGCCGGGTCGGACAGAGCAAGGCCGATCGAGGCGGTCAGGAAGATCTCGCGGTCGTTGAACGCGATCGGGGCGCGGATGGTCTTGCGGATGGTCTCGGCGAAATTGGTGATCCGCGCCGGGTCCTGCTCGGACAGCAGGATCAGGCCGAACTGGTCGCCGGCCATCCGCGCCAGCGTGTCCTGCGGCTTCAGGATGCGGGTCAGACGGCGCGCCAGCGTCAGCAGGATGGAGTCGCCGACCGCGATGCCGACGGAATCGTTGACCTGCTTGAAGCGGTCGAGGTCGATCACCATCAAGGTCGGCCGCAAGTTCGGCATGGTCTTGGCGAGGTTCGCCACCGCGCCGAGGCGATCCATGAACAGCCGGCGGTTCGGCAGGCCGGTCAGATTGTCATGCACGGAGTCATGCAACATCCGCTCTTCGGAGTTCTTGAACTCGGTGACGTCGGTCAGCGTGCCGACCACGCGCGAGACCTCGCCGTCGGAGCCGACCACGGGCCGCGCCTTCAGCGCGAACCACATGAAGTGGCCGTCGGGCGTGCGCAGCCGGAAATCCTGCACCAGGCGGCCGCGGCGCTGGTCGAGCACGCTGTCGAGTGCGGCGCGGAAGCGGTCCTGGTCGAGCGGGTGCAGCACTTCGAGCCATTTCGCCGCCGGGCCTTCCAGCGTGCCACGCTTCAGGCCGAGCAGCGCCTCGGTCTCGGGGCTGGTGAACACCTTGTCGGCGGACACGTCCCAGTCCCAGATCAGATCGCCGGAGCCGGTCAGCGCCAAGGCGCGGCGCTCGACATCGGAGACGACGCCGGTGGTGGCGCCGCCGCCGGCGAAGGCGTGCTGCATCACCGTAAAGCCGATCAGCATGACGATCAGCACGAGGCCGCCGAGCAGCGCCGGGCCGACGATGTCGTTGGTGACGGAACCCGCGACCGTCATGCCGGCCGCGACCACCCAGACCACCAGCAAGAACCAGGTCGGGATCAACAGCACCGCGCGATCGAAGCCGTGGGTCGAGAGATAGACGATCAGCGCGAAGCCGGCGAAGGCGATCATCACCAGCGACATCCGCGCGATGCCGGAGGCGACCGCGGGATCGAACAGCGCCAGCGCCACCAGCGAACCGAGGAAGACGAGCCAGCCGATCGTGATGTGCGAGTAGCGGACGTGCCAACGACTGAGATTGAGGTACGCGAACAGGAACACGAGCAGTGTCGCCGCGAGGATCGCCTCGCCCGCCGCGCGCCAGACGCGCTCGGCGTTGTTCGACATGTCGAGCACCTTGCCCCAGAAGCCGAAGTCGACGCCGATATAGACCAGCACCGCCCAGGCCAGCGCCGCGGCGGCGGGGAACATGATGCTGCCCTTGACCACAAACAAAATCGTGAGCACGAGCGCGAGCAGGCCCGAGATGCCGATCACGATGCCCTGGTACAGCGTGAACGAATTGACCTTGTCCTTGTAGGCGTCGGGTTCCCACAGATAGAGCTGCGGCAGCTTGTCGGTGCGCAGTTCCGCGACATAGGTGACGACAGCGCCGGGATCGAGCGTGATGCGGAACACGTCGGCGGTCGGACTCTCCTGCCGCTCGGGACGATCGCCGACCGACGGCGTGATGGTGGCGATGCGCGACAGGCCGAGGTCGGGCCACAACAGGCCCGACGACACGATGCGATAATGCGGCGCGACGATCAGGCGGTCGAGCTGGTCGTCGGTGTTGTTGGCGAGTGCGAACACCACCCAGTTCTGACCGCCTTCGCGGGCGCGAACTTCGATGCGGCGCACGATGCCGTCGGTTCCGGGTGCGGTGGAGACCTGGATGCGGTCGGTTTCGCTGCGCTGATGGTCGAGAACCGCGGTGAGGTCGATCGCCGGCGCATCGCTGCGCACGCTGACCGCGTCGATCGCATACGCGTCAGGCGCAGCGGCAAACATCATGAGGCCCAGCGCCAGCAGCGCAAGGCACCTGATCAGACGCAATGTCAGTACTCCGCGATCGACAAACTGCCCGGGCCCGGCGACCGGCCCGGAGGTGGCGCGATAAATGACACGAAAGCGAAGGGAATCAAAGGGTTTCCGCCCCTGCTTCCGTCGCGAGAGTTAAACCACCAACACAATTTTGCCAATATGTTCGCTGGTCTCCATGCGGCGGTGCGCATCGGCTGCCTTTTCCAGCGGGAATGTGCTGTCCATCAGCGGTTTGACGCGTCCTTCGCGCAGCAAGGGCAGCACCTTCGCCTCGATCGCCGCGACCATTGCCGCCTTGTCCGCATTACTACGGGGGCGCAGGGTCGAGCCGGTGTGGTGCAGCCGCTTGACCATCAGCTTGGCGAAATTGGCCGTGGCCTTCGGTGTTCCCGACAGGAACGCGATCTGGACGATACGGCCCTCGACCGCGGCGGCGTCATAGTTCCGGTCGATATAGTCGCCGCCCACCATGTCGAGGATGACATCGGCGCCGTTGCCGCCGGTCGCCTTCTTCACCGCCTCGACGAAATCCTCGGTCTTGTAGTTGACCGCGTAATCGGCGCCGAGCTTGAGGCAGGCGTCGGCCTTGTCCTGCGAGCCGACGGTGACGATCACCTTGGCGCCGAACGCCTTGGCAAGCTGGATCGCCATGGTGCCGATGCCCGACGAGCCGCCGTGAATCAGCAGCGTCTCGCCGGCTTGCAGCGCGCCGCGCTCGAATACGTTGTGCCACACGGTCATCAGCGTTTCCGGAATCGCGCCGGCTTCCTGCATCGTGAGCTGCGGCGGCACGGTCATCGCCTGCGCGTCCTGAGCGATGCAATATTGCGCGTAGCCGCCGCCGGCGACCAGCGACATCACCTTGTCGCCGACCTTGTGCTTTGCGCCTTCGCCGAGCGCGACCACTTCGCCCGCGATCTCGAGGCCGGGCAGGTCGCTCGCGCCGGGCGGCGGCGGATAGGAGCCGGAGCGCTGCGCGACGTCAGGGCGATTGACGCCGGCGGCCGCGACCTTGACCAGGATTTCGCCGGGACCCGGCACCGGCAGCGCGCGGGTCTCCGGCACCAGCACCTCCGGGCCACCTGGCTTGCTGATGGCAACGACGGTCATTTGC
Protein-coding sequences here:
- a CDS encoding EAL domain-containing protein; this translates as MRLIRCLALLALGLMMFAAAPDAYAIDAVSVRSDAPAIDLTAVLDHQRSETDRIQVSTAPGTDGIVRRIEVRAREGGQNWVVFALANNTDDQLDRLIVAPHYRIVSSGLLWPDLGLSRIATITPSVGDRPERQESPTADVFRITLDPGAVVTYVAELRTDKLPQLYLWEPDAYKDKVNSFTLYQGIVIGISGLLALVLTILFVVKGSIMFPAAAALAWAVLVYIGVDFGFWGKVLDMSNNAERVWRAAGEAILAATLLVFLFAYLNLSRWHVRYSHITIGWLVFLGSLVALALFDPAVASGIARMSLVMIAFAGFALIVYLSTHGFDRAVLLIPTWFLLVVWVVAAGMTVAGSVTNDIVGPALLGGLVLIVMLIGFTVMQHAFAGGGATTGVVSDVERRALALTGSGDLIWDWDVSADKVFTSPETEALLGLKRGTLEGPAAKWLEVLHPLDQDRFRAALDSVLDQRRGRLVQDFRLRTPDGHFMWFALKARPVVGSDGEVSRVVGTLTDVTEFKNSEERMLHDSVHDNLTGLPNRRLFMDRLGAVANLAKTMPNLRPTLMVIDLDRFKQVNDSVGIAVGDSILLTLARRLTRILKPQDTLARMAGDQFGLILLSEQDPARITNFAETIRKTIRAPIAFNDREIFLTASIGLALSDPAAPLTDEIIKDAELAMYHSKRIGGDRIDVYKPAMRARKTDRLTLESDLRRAIERQELTILYQPIVRLEDRAIAGFEALVRWDHPKLGRMSPSEFINVAEETGLIVDLGMFVMDQTARQLAVWQRAMRAREPIFASVNVSSRQLLRHDLIHDIRTVLSRSSVARGTLKLELTESLVMENPEHAAQMLARIRELGTGLSLDDFGTGHSSLSYLQRFPFDTIKIDQSFVRTTSRGTRPVILKSIIALAHDLGMEVVAEGAETDSDAVELYQLGCEYAQGFAFGEPMDADAATRLLTEERLEAAS
- a CDS encoding NAD(P)H-quinone oxidoreductase translates to MPNLPAQMTVVAISKPGGPEVLVPETRALPVPGPGEILVKVAAAGVNRPDVAQRSGSYPPPPGASDLPGLEIAGEVVALGEGAKHKVGDKVMSLVAGGGYAQYCIAQDAQAMTVPPQLTMQEAGAIPETLMTVWHNVFERGALQAGETLLIHGGSSGIGTMAIQLAKAFGAKVIVTVGSQDKADACLKLGADYAVNYKTEDFVEAVKKATGGNGADVILDMVGGDYIDRNYDAAAVEGRIVQIAFLSGTPKATANFAKLMVKRLHHTGSTLRPRSNADKAAMVAAIEAKVLPLLREGRVKPLMDSTFPLEKAADAHRRMETSEHIGKIVLVV